Within the Stenotrophomonas maltophilia genome, the region AGCAGGTAGGGCAGGGTGTCGTGGTCGCCATCGGCCTCGACCAGCAGCATCGCGCCGGCCTCCGGTACGTCGGCGCCATTGAGGCGCAGCAGCTCCAGGCTGCGCGCGTCCATGAACTCCAGGCGGGTCGGTACCACTGGCTGCGACATCAGCCGCGATACCGCGGCGGCGGCGGCATCGGCATCGCGGTACAGCACGCGCAGTCCGGCCTGCGCGACCGGCAGCGGCGTCAGCTTCAAGGTAGCTTCCACGATCAGCGCCAGGGTGCCCTCGCTACCCACCAGCAGGTGGGTCAGGTCGTAGCCGGTGGCATCCTTGGTATAGGCACCACCGCAGCGGATCACCTCGCCGGTGCCGGTGACCGCGACCAGCCCCAGTACGTTGTCTCGGCTGGTGCCGTACTTCACCGCGCGTGGGCCACCGGCATTGCAGGCGAGATTGCCGCCGACGCTGCAGATCTCCGCGCTGGACGGGTCCGGCGCCCAGAACAGCCCATGCGGTGTCAGCGCCTGCTGCAGGGCGCCGTTGAGCACGCCAGGCTGCACCACCGCGCAGCGATCACCGGCACGGATCTCGACGATGCGATCCATGCGGGTGAACGACAGCACGATGCTGCCCGGCAGGGGCACCGCCGCCCCGGTGGTGCCGGTGCCCGCGCCACGCGCGACCAGGGCCACGCCGTGCACGCGGCAGGCGCGGACCAGCGCCTGCACCTGTTCGGTGTCGGCCGGCAGCGCGACGGCGGCGGGGCGTTGCCGGCGCCATGAGTTGTCCTGCGCATTCGCCTCCAGCGCGGTGTCATCCATGCGCCAGCCCTCCGTGCCCAGCAGGGCGGACAGTTCGGCAACCAGGGCAGCGGGCAGGGCAGGGCTCATGTTGGATCTCGTGGAACAACCGGTACGGAGTGGATGGCCTTACAGGCGGCTTCTGCGCCGGGCATCGGCACGGCAGCGTGGGTGATGATCGAGGGCATCAGCAGTCGTCCAGCCGGAATGCGTCGCGCAGCCAGTGCAGCTGTGGCGGTTCGCCGCTGGCCTCGACCACGTCGAAGCGGCAGGGCGCATCGGCCAGTGCAGGATGCGCCTGCAGGTACAACTGTGCGGCCTGTACCAGGCGCCGGCATTTGCGGGGGTCGACCGAGGCGGCAGCGCCGCCGAAGTCGCTGCGCGCGCGGTACCGCACCTCCACGAAAACCACGGTACCGGCGTCGTCCATCACCAGGTCCAGTTCACCGCTTCGATAACGGACATTGCGCGCGCGTGGCTGCAGCCCGGCCTGTTGCAGGTGCAGCTCGGCGGCGGTTTCCATCGCCGAGCCCCGCTGCGTGCGCTCAGCGACCACCGACGATCGGCATCGGCCGGCCGCCGCTGAAGGTCGACCACGCCGGCTGGCGCAGGATGTTGCCATTGCCATCGAGGAACAGGGTGCCGGTGGCGCCTTCCAGGCCGCCTTCGTTGGCCAGCTTGTCCAGATAGCTGCTGATCTTCCACGCGTCGGCGCCGAAGGCGAACAGGCGGCCGGCGGCACCGCGCGCGCTGGGCAGCGTGCTGGCGACCTGGCTGGCCGACGGCAGGCCGGAGACACTGCGCACGTTCCAGGCTTCATTCGGGTAGACGATGCCGTCCAGTGCCACGTCTTCCTCCACCTTGCCGCTGCCGATGGTCAGCTGGGACGTACCGACGCGGGTGGCGCCGCCGACACCGGCCAGCGCCAGCTGCGGCGCAAGCAGCCGCGCCTGCGGAGCGCGCACGGCGAGAAACACAGCGTCGACCTGGCCGGCATTGCGCACCTGGGCGCCGACATCGCCCACCGCTTCAGGGACCGATACCGTGGCGGCCACCTGGCCACCGCGCTGGGTGAAACGCTGGGAGAAGGCCGCGGCGGCGCGGCGGCCGGTATCGTCGCTGCTGCTGATGACCAGGGCGCGATTGCGCTCACGGCCGCGCAGGTATTCGGCGGCGACGATGCCGTCGTCTTCCGGGGCGAGCGAGAAGCCGGCGCTGCCGGCCGGCGGTGAATCCTTGCCACGGTTCAGTGCCAGCACCGGCACCTGCAGCGGCTGGCGGCCGTATACCGCATCCACTTCATCGCGGCCCAGCGGGCCGACGACGAAGTCGGCACCGGAGGCCACTGCCTTGTCGTAAGCAGCCAATGCACCGGCCGGCGTGCCGGCGGTATCGAAGAAATTGATGTCCGGGCGGCGGCGCGATTCGCCGTAATAGGCGGCGAGCAGGCCATCGCGCACCGGCTGTGCCGCGGTGGCAAGGCGGCCACTGAGTGGCAGCAGCACGGCCAGCTTCGCCGGCGGGCGGTAGCCATCGCTCATTGCCGGCGGGCGCTTGCTGGTATCGAACTGGGCGGCACCGTCGCGGTCGAACGGACGCGGAAGCGGCAGGCCGCGGGCGATCAACGCACGGCCGGCGAAGTTGTACAGCGGATCGTTGGCCGGCAGCGCGGCGGCACGGCTGCGCAGGGTGGCATCGTCGAGGGTGCCGAGCAGGCCTGAAATGGCCGCCTGGTTCTCGTTGCGCGCGCTGCCGGTGAGGCCGGCCTGCGCGCGTGCGCGGTCGCTGGCGGCGCCGAAGGCATCGCCAGTGGCCTGCAGGGCCTGGGCACGGGCGAGCAGCCAGCGCGTGCGCAGGCCGGGTGCGACGTTGTCGCCATTGTCCTTGAGCAGGGCCAACGCCTGTGCGGGTTGCTTGTCAGCCAGTGCCAGCTCGGCGCCGGTCAGCTGGTAACGCTGCAGGCTGGCACCGGACAGCTGGCGGGCGCTGAGCTGCCCCAACAGGCTGCGCGCGCGGGTGCTGTCGCCGGCCAGGTGCCACGCCCAGGCTGCATCCGCCAGGGCATTGCTGCGCGCGCTGCCGCGCAGGGTGGCCGCCAGGCCCTCCAGCTGCATCGCGGCGTCGCGCGGCTTGCCCTGTTCGATCAGCGCCAGCGCCTGGCTCTGGGCCGGCGATTCGGGCGCGCTGGTGAAGCTGGTGGTGGCACAGCCGGCCAGGAGCATCAGCGACAACGAAAGGGCGGAGATGCGTGCGGCGGGCTTGTTCATGATCGGGTCCATGCGATGAGGGCAGCGGCCTTGGCCAGGTACACGCTAGGATTCTACCCTTGCCCCGTGAGTACCGCTGAAATGAGTGTCCCCACCCTGTATGTCGTCGCCACGCCGATCGGCAACCTGGCCGATCTGAGTCCGCGCGCACAGGAGGTGCTGCGTTCGGTAGCGGCGATCTGTGCCGAAGACACGCGGCGCAGCGGCCAGCTGTTGTCCCATTTCGGCATCCAGCAGCCGCTGGTGGCGCTGCACGAGCACAACGAAGACGCCCTGGCGCAGCGACTGGTCTCGCGCCTGCAGGCGGGCGAATCGCTGGCGCTGGTCAGCGATGCCGGCACGCCGCTGGTCAGCGATCCCGGCTTCCGCCTGGTACGGGCCGCGCGCGCGGCGGGCATCCGGGTCAGCCCGGTTCCGGGTGCCTGTGCCGCCATTGCCGCGCTCAGCGTGGCCGGCCTGCCCAGCGATCGCTTCAGTTTCGAGGGATTCCTGCCGGCCAAGGCCAGCGGGCGCCGCGACCGGCTGCAGGCGCTCGCCGGCGAGGTGCGCACGATGGTGTTCTACGAATCCTCGCACCGGATCGCCGAGTCCCTGGCGGACATGGCGGCGATCTTCGGCGGTGAGCGGCCTGCGGTGCTGGCGCGGGAGCTGACCAAGCTGTTCGAGACCGTGCTGGATGGCGATCTGGCGGCCTTGCTGGCAACGGTCGAAGCCGACGAGAACCAGCGCAAGGGCGAGTTTGTGGTGATGGTGCAGGGGGCCGGCGACGACGAGGAAGCGCAGCTGGCCCATGGCCGTCGCGTCTACGCCACATTGAGCGAGCACCTGCCGCCGTCGACCGCCGCCAAGCTGGCCGCCGAGCTGACCGGCGCACCGCGCAAGGCGTTGTACGGCCGGTAGCGCCGGGCCATGCCCGGCGTGCGCGTCGCGCGGCATCGAACAGCCACCGGGCAGGAACCACCCGCGTACGGTAGAATGCGCGCTGGCGGAGCCGGCCAGACAGTCGCGTCATCCCTTGCGGGGTGCCGAGGAAAGTCCGGGCTCCACAGGGCAAGGTGCCAGGTAACGCCTGGGCGGCGCAAGCCGACGGAAAGTGCAACAGAAAGATACCGCCTACGTCTTCTTCGGAAGGCCGGTAAGGGTGAAATGGTGCGGTAAGAGCGCACCGCGAGTCTGGTAACAGACCGGCACGGCAAACCCCACCTGGAGCAAGACCAAATAGGGATCCTTTGGCGCGGCCCGCGTTGGATCCGGGTAGGTTGCTT harbors:
- a CDS encoding penicillin-binding protein activator produces the protein MNKPAARISALSLSLMLLAGCATTSFTSAPESPAQSQALALIEQGKPRDAAMQLEGLAATLRGSARSNALADAAWAWHLAGDSTRARSLLGQLSARQLSGASLQRYQLTGAELALADKQPAQALALLKDNGDNVAPGLRTRWLLARAQALQATGDAFGAASDRARAQAGLTGSARNENQAAISGLLGTLDDATLRSRAAALPANDPLYNFAGRALIARGLPLPRPFDRDGAAQFDTSKRPPAMSDGYRPPAKLAVLLPLSGRLATAAQPVRDGLLAAYYGESRRRPDINFFDTAGTPAGALAAYDKAVASGADFVVGPLGRDEVDAVYGRQPLQVPVLALNRGKDSPPAGSAGFSLAPEDDGIVAAEYLRGRERNRALVISSSDDTGRRAAAAFSQRFTQRGGQVAATVSVPEAVGDVGAQVRNAGQVDAVFLAVRAPQARLLAPQLALAGVGGATRVGTSQLTIGSGKVEEDVALDGIVYPNEAWNVRSVSGLPSASQVASTLPSARGAAGRLFAFGADAWKISSYLDKLANEGGLEGATGTLFLDGNGNILRQPAWSTFSGGRPMPIVGGR
- a CDS encoding YraN family protein, with the protein product MVAERTQRGSAMETAAELHLQQAGLQPRARNVRYRSGELDLVMDDAGTVVFVEVRYRARSDFGGAAASVDPRKCRRLVQAAQLYLQAHPALADAPCRFDVVEASGEPPQLHWLRDAFRLDDC
- the rsmI gene encoding 16S rRNA (cytidine(1402)-2'-O)-methyltransferase, translated to MSVPTLYVVATPIGNLADLSPRAQEVLRSVAAICAEDTRRSGQLLSHFGIQQPLVALHEHNEDALAQRLVSRLQAGESLALVSDAGTPLVSDPGFRLVRAARAAGIRVSPVPGACAAIAALSVAGLPSDRFSFEGFLPAKASGRRDRLQALAGEVRTMVFYESSHRIAESLADMAAIFGGERPAVLARELTKLFETVLDGDLAALLATVEADENQRKGEFVVMVQGAGDDEEAQLAHGRRVYATLSEHLPPSTAAKLAAELTGAPRKALYGR
- a CDS encoding FAD-binding oxidoreductase is translated as MSPALPAALVAELSALLGTEGWRMDDTALEANAQDNSWRRQRPAAVALPADTEQVQALVRACRVHGVALVARGAGTGTTGAAVPLPGSIVLSFTRMDRIVEIRAGDRCAVVQPGVLNGALQQALTPHGLFWAPDPSSAEICSVGGNLACNAGGPRAVKYGTSRDNVLGLVAVTGTGEVIRCGGAYTKDATGYDLTHLLVGSEGTLALIVEATLKLTPLPVAQAGLRVLYRDADAAAAAVSRLMSQPVVPTRLEFMDARSLELLRLNGADVPEAGAMLLVEADGDHDTLPYLLQALASAAEGDGMMELDVAMEGRARDQLWAARKALSPALRSVAPGKINEDVVVPVSRIPDLVAGVQALAGEYSLTIVTFGHAGNGNLHVNILYHPDDADESARAHAALPKIFALTLALGGTLSGEHGIGLAKRDFMAQAFTPATLATMRAIKATLDPDGILNPGKVLPPA